The Synechococcus sp. BL107 nucleotide sequence GGTCCAGCAGATGGCAGATCGAGCTGGCGTCGTTTCCCGTTGGCTTGGATGAGTTCGTTGCGCTCGGTCTCCGGTAAGAAGCCCCCGGTTTGAACCAATAAATCGCCGTTCAGGTTGCTGCTGATATGGCCAAATAAGACGTTCTCATTAATTAACTGCTGCACTGGCAGTCGTTCGGGTGGTTCCAGAGCACTGCGATCGTGCTGCAAGCTTCGAGGCTTGAGAGGTTGCAACCAGATCTGTTCATTTCGGTTGTCGTCACTTGCCACGACGGCAACACCACGGCCATTCCCCAGGGGGACTACTGCAGAGAGTTTTGTCCAAATGGGACTGACGGGGCGCCAGGTCCCCTGGCGATCGAGCAGTTGCAGTTGCTGCCCGTTCTTCAGTTCACGGGTGACGAGCAGCCATGGTCTTGGATCCCACCACCAGGTTTGTGCTGTCAGCGCATTCATCCGCTGATCGCGTCCCGCCAAGTGCAGCTGAATAGGCGCCTTGATGGCAGTCGTTGGCGTGAGGATCAGCCGAAGTGCAGCATGGCTCCCCAGCCAGTGATGACGAAGCGCAGGCTCTAGATGACTTTGCGAGTCCACCGCCTTCAGCTGCATCGGCCTGCTGAAGTTCAGATCCAGGCCAGCGCTGCCGGAGTGAAGGTGTTGCGGCTTGATTTGAACCAAACGGGGCGGACGGCGCAGCAGAATCTGCTGCTGCACCAAGACCGCCGCTGTGGTGAGAGTGAGCAGGAGTCCAAGTCGACGATTCATGGTTCGAGCGGTCGCTTGGGACGGGAAATTGGGGTGATTGTTTTTGGCATCACCACAGCCACCCGTTGTTCATTACGCATGGCCACCGCCATCTCACCCTGGATTGCCAACCATTGATTCGTTGTTGGTTCGAAACCATCGGGCCAATCCACGGCGAGGCCGGCCGGGGTGGCATCGGCTAAGCAGCACCGCACAGTCAGGCGTGCAATCAGAGCTGGGCCATTCTTCTGGGTCCAAACAAAACCGCTGATGTTGACAGGGTTCCCGTCCACAAGATCGGGATCTTGCTGACTTCGCAGGAGTCGAACCCATTCCGTCAGGGTTCGTTGTTCTGGTGGTAAGACGAAGGCAAGTTCAGGGGGCTCTGGTAATCCCTGCGGTCGGCTGTCGGCGAGATCACTGAAGGATGGATTGGGTGGTACCAGTAAGACAAGGAGTGCGATGGCTGCACTGCTCCACCACGGCCAGGGCAACCGTTCACGTCGACCGCGACGTCGGATCAACAAGACAACTCCCGCCAAGATCAGCGCAGCTCCCGCAACCCCAACTAGGCCATGGAACACGCCACGAAGGAGCAAGTCGAGGCGTCCGGAGATGACGCTCCAGAGCACAATCCAGCCCCAAGCAATCAGCAGTGCGGCTCGCGTCATGCCTTGCGCCTCATAGCTGCCAAAGATTCACCCATTGGCCGATCAGCAGCACGCCAAGGC carries:
- a CDS encoding TIGR03943 family protein; this translates as MTRAALLIAWGWIVLWSVISGRLDLLLRGVFHGLVGVAGAALILAGVVLLIRRRGRRERLPWPWWSSAAIALLVLLVPPNPSFSDLADSRPQGLPEPPELAFVLPPEQRTLTEWVRLLRSQQDPDLVDGNPVNISGFVWTQKNGPALIARLTVRCCLADATPAGLAVDWPDGFEPTTNQWLAIQGEMAVAMRNEQRVAVVMPKTITPISRPKRPLEP